The Macadamia integrifolia cultivar HAES 741 unplaced genomic scaffold, SCU_Mint_v3 scaffold2871, whole genome shotgun sequence region CCTTTTGCGGTGAAGGAAATCCTCCCGGGGAAGGCAATATGCCTTATAGATCTTTATGGTCAAGAACTGCAGTACCTGACCAACTTAGATCAGCTGAAAAAGTATTATGTTTAGCCTCcgcattccaaaaaaaaaaaaaaaaagtgaatgcaatgaaggaaaactgcctTTGGGGTATGAACTACGCTCGACCTGATTTCTAAATTTTtaggatacgtaggcagcttgaAAGTCAAAATCGAGCTCGGTCAATTTCCACCACACCTCATAGCTGGTTGGaccttattttccatttttagctatccctttcccctttcagaCAAATGGGTTCTCGCTACTCTTATCATCAGGAGGTGATCGAGTCCGACTAAGAACTCTTTCCACTGTCTCTCAAATTCGGCGGATTCCAAAGAGTTTTCATCTTTAgtccttttttcaaaatgactattttgattAACGTGATTTCTCCCATGAACTTGTCATCTTTGCAAATAATTGTCTTGATCTGGCTCGAAGACTCCATCTACCGTTCTCTTATTCGACGGTTCCCAAGAGTTTTCAATCGCCCCTCTTTTAGCTTAACTTTTTCTTTAGTCAGCATGATCCCTTTCGTGAGGTTGCTATGCAAAGTAGTATCCTTACTCTACCCATGGCAGAACCATCAGGTTAGTTTCCTTCAGTATGTGTGTCTTAACATCtattttagtttagggtttgggcccagACATGATCGTGGTCATCTAAGAGACCAATCTTACATTTTCTAAATTGGCTCAAAGGGTTCTTAGCTTTTGCAAATGacaagcgaaaaaaaaaatagtatacttttggtggatgtgtcatatgatattttcctatAAGTTGGTCCTTTCCTTAACTTACATTTTATGATGTACCCAGGAAATCCGAGTTGTGTTTTGTTGCTCCCATTATTATCATGGATGTTGCTTTCCGCCAATGGATGGTAGCAATGAGGGATGACGACCCTGAAGTCCTTGAAGAAGTGCACCTTTATGCACTCTTTCAGCTCCAGCGCATCAGTCCATGTCGTGCTTTGATACACAAGGCATCTCGTTTCTGGATCCGAGAACTTCATGTTTTTCGATTTGGAACTATGGAAATTTTCCCTACTCCGAAAGAATTTCGAGTTTGTCTTGTTTACAATCATCGGGGAGATGTTTTTCGCCCAACACTGCAACACGTTAACTCGATAGAAATTCGAGAATTTTTCGGTTGGAGTGCTAAAGAGGCGAGGCGATTCATGGCAAGTGATCGAATCAATCTTTATGCTGTTATACAGGAGTTTGCCCCACTTCGATCAAATACTGAAAGCTTTAGGGTGCGTCAAAGGAATGCTTTCCTTTTCTGCATGATCGCtcattatctgttgcattcccCCGAGTGTGGAGGCTTACCCATTATCATCAGCGACATCCGGTAGCTGAGACAAGGTTGCGATATTATCCCTACTATTTTGGCAGAGACTTTGAGAGGACTTGATATTATGAcaggtcatcaaaattttcACACCAGTGACTTTAATAGGTGCTTCACCCTCCTCCAGGTATGGTTAGTTGAGCGCCTTCAATTGGTCCAACTTTTGGTTACAACTCATTTGGAACCGTTTCAGTATTTCAAGCAAATTCAAACCTTTAACTACCACGATGCAACAAATTGGCTTGAGCGATTGGGAGCCCTCATGGAGCGGAGCATCAAATGGGAATTCTATTGGTGGTCAGTTCGGAACCCTATTTTACACACTTCTGGCTGTGACTATGTCAGGtcttttggttcaattaaatatgatttttgtttaattggtttaattatattcattttagttttatccggttcaattagatgtaattaggttcattcagacttaattatttttttgggtttgttttaatttaaattgattttgaatttacatttggctttatgattatacttaattgttaattgttttacCCTTTAGATCTAGGCCCTTGGATTAGGATCCAAGAACCCtaatcctttctcccttttcttcttcttattcttcttcttcttcttcttcttcttcttcttcttcttcttcttctcatcttctccttctcttctattcCTTGCTGCTAAATCCataaacctgcaactacttattcttctccttctctttcttccccattgctgaatccataaacctaccgctacttattcttcttctttccttgttGTTGAATCTataaacctgcaactactttttcttctccttcccttcttcatgGCTGCCACCTCCCACATCTTCTTCCAAACCTCCaacccttttccttctttttcttcttcttcttcttctcttttcttctcttttaccatggccgaatcctctccacccccttctccttcctttcttttttccttaaccgaacctgaacccatcttctcctcctttttctttctactgAAACTCTCTGAACCTTCCTCCTCTCTTGTAAGTTATTCCATCCCTTCTAGCAGCCACCATTCATCTacctcccatcttcttcttcttttccttgttgaACCCCAACTCTAGCTGccaactcttcttctcctccctcctcttcttctccttaccTTTCGAAACCTAcaacttcttctccttctctcattcttcttcttcttcttctttttttctcttctttttccttgctgTTGCAACTGCTGACCAGTCCCACCGaacctcccttctctttcttcttatacttCTTCTCCTTAACTGAGCCCAGCCGCCCCACACAACTCCCTctccattgtttgttttttttatggctccatgtctttttttttctttctctctctctgaatcaaaaacagaacaatccctctacattttttttgtttttcttcatcatagtcTTAATTGTTTCATTGTGgattaaataattttgataagttagttcatttttttgttttcttttctctcttaataatatatgggacgtagtttaggacGTAGACTAGTATGGGCGTGGTTGGCCCCTCAAACCAGCCGTAGCATTAGGACGTATTTGGGGAATGGGTTTGtgttataatttcttatttttagggcttttcaccctctttctttaaatgcaataaaaaaaatcaaatcttgtttaaaatagtgaaattagtatacttgtattccaattcatccaactttcccttcttttagcttgtttggctttctttaatcattccatttagcttctttgattagtttaattacttaagCTCATATATCATTTTTCACTAGTGTTTTTATTTATCGTAATTagttatttcaattatttaatgGGCTCAATTAATAACATTTAGACTCTAACATAATATAGGTATAGCATAAAATAATCATTAGacatatttaatttagaagataattagcattgcatttatttagttaaaagattctcttctcattagcttaactagggttttgaaaaatgtttaactcatcttagattagcctaaggtaaacataattagtgcaattagatttcataattaatttaattaaactttaggtttaatttaatcctcctatactagattaggtagattagtaaaaatgcattcatttaatgtaattaatccatttcatttttttatgaattaattaggtctcatttaatttataaatattttaccaattagattaagtaggattacaataatttatttaacaaattactagggattgggattaatcattttaattaattcaatttgagatttcataaattcattaatcattcatctaggttaggctcaattaattgagttagtttaatttagggtttttaatttttttaattagcgtaatcatttcattatttgcatcataacctagctagcataatttagacacttggtttagggttttcacgtgtcatgcttagatacctagtttagggttttcagtgacctagatttaggactagttagtagggtacaaacaaactttggtcaaataAAAGGAGAtcggccttagggtcgggcagactgggtgcctaagaCCTTctcagtctgtcacttgacacttgtccagaatcttggcgtaaactagccttatccatcagagtcattagtctctctcccttgattgggggagacatttatgggtcctagaccctttatAGATGGCAACTctcttttacccataacgtgtatcctccccttggcatttgatgactaggggatactatctcatctcattagggtcgaaccctaacgtgtgtacacgcgctacgcgccatatcgcgatcccagcggaggtccatgatacctacaccCTCGTATCTCGATATCCAAGCTACTGAACCACCTTTACATGATGAATCCTAGAAGGAAACTTGTTCACCATGGGGAAGTTCACTCCTAGTCAAAAATGTGACCTCTAAGCAATTAATAGATTGGGATCTATTCCAATAAGGAAAGATCATCTGCGAAGGGCATCTAATCATCCTAAAAAGGAAGCTAAAATCCCTCCAATGACCGGATATCTTGCACTCTCCAAGCATAGGTTGAACTCCTTCCTTGCTTAGACTCCTACCATATTTGGGCTCTTACCAGCTTTGAGACAACTACaaaattggggctttccatTCCCGCCTAGCTACTATTATAAATACTCAGGTAAACCCCCCTTTTAGAGGGATCAATACTTTTTCATTACGTTGTTTGCAGGGAGATCTGCTCAGGCATTGGAGAATCCCCAAAATGGATCAATTCAATGCTCATACTCTTCTGTATATTCCTCTTTACAAGTTCTACAAGAAGCCTAAGATGATTTCTTACCTAAACAGATTGGTGTCATCTGTGGGAAACTTACTAACAAAGTCACTACCAACCTTTGGATGGCTACAAGGAGGAGCAACCACTTTGTCGGGATTGAACCTGAAGAACACGACCTCATGTCAGATAAGGTGGAGACCAGTCACCATGTAGCCCAAGAAAACACTAACATCCTACAACTGGAGGACGTCCTTCCCCCTTTACCACCATAGGGTAGCTTGACCCCCAAATGCACTGGCCACTAATTTGTAGTTGCATGCTTTGCAAACTCCAAGTGTTGGGACGAACTCATTGTGCCAGAACTTCATTCAACAATTTGCGTCAGCACTTCCTAAAGTACCACTTCCATCTGCTCAACTGACCGGGGGTTACCACACATAGATCGGCATAGGAATACTGGTCATGCGAGTTTTGCTAACATGCACTGACGCGATCCACCACTCACTGATCGACATGAAGTCTGGGGCCATGTGGGTTCTGCTAACATGCACCTGAGCGACCCAATGCTCATTGATCAACATGAAGTCCAGGGTTATGTGGGTTCTGCTAAATGTGATCCTCCGCTTGCTGAACGACATGGAAATAGGGGTCATTCAGGTTCTGTGAATATGCACCGACACGACCCGTGGTGCATGGATCGAAACAAAGTCCGGAGTCTGCGAGTTATGATAAATTGCATTATAAGGGCCCATCACCCTTAGATAGGCACAGAGATGAGGGAAGCCACATGGGTATTGCCAATACGTGTCTTCGGCATAAAACTCGAAGATGGAGTGGCTTGCAATGCCCTTTTCAATAAAGTGTCTGTGGAGCTCATCAAGTCCTTGTCAAAGAGGTTACTTAATTGCATGACCAAGCTACATCAGCGCTGCCACAAGTACACAGCCATGGATGAAAACATGGTGGCAAGCCAAGTCATCGTGGCCCCAGTTAGGACAAAAAGAGAACTACAAAACTACTCAAAGATGATGAgcgagcatggttttaagtatcggtgcgtatcgtgccataTCGGTCGATACGTATCCTTGTCGGTAGGTATcagcacgatacataccgatacgctacgagGAATTTTGGACCACTTTTTTTGTATCGGCGTACCGTACGTATCATATCGTGCCATACCGTATCAGTATCAATACGTAcaatactctacgatacgaacttttgaaaatctaaaaattcccgagagtatcgataccatatcgatacgtatcgaaggtatcgtgcagtatcgagccgtatcgtaccataTCGTACCAAtatggtacgatacggctacttaagtgtgaattttttattgtttgaaacaaacacttcacactctcaccaatagttttctatattttgcttctttcttcccctttgattcacacacctttttggagactcaaatggtatattgaaagaaacattatggaagtgaatggttcaaagaaggagagaaacatagtccaagaagaactttgaaggcttgaacttgaaagttgaaacatttgaatagtaagttcttgaatctttactcacttttttcaactttaaccttagattttcaagtttttttataaatctaaggttcatcatacttagaggccgtttgattttgtttcaaccgtttctgtgtctagaaacagcagaaacggtttCTCCCGTTTCTGttctaagaaacaattttttcacctcaaaaaagtgtttgatttttctgcttCAAGAAACGGTTTCTTATGCATGTATCATTAATTACAATTATGCCATTAGAATTTTGACAAAAGAGAAGATGTCatacatgattaaaatgaaaaaaacccAATGTGATAGAGATTCAATAGGGAATATCTTTTTAAATGTCACATAAGTAAATAGAACATAGAGTTTTCTATTACGTAACATATACTCTAACAACTAacataaaatcattaatggtagCAACTAAcataaagtcattaaaatcaaaacatcaaGGTCCATCAATTGGAATCATAGGCATTCCCTTCGATATAGCCATTTGATTTGCTATATTTATCCTCAACATTGACATCTGTCTTGCTCCTCTCTGACTTGTGCTTGTAGTTGGAGCAATGAAGTCTTGATGATTAGGAGGNNNNNNNNNNNNNNNNNNNNcgtacatagccttatggtaggtgcacgtacacggtttgggcactcccgtctcttctggcactggctcggacttgtcgggccagccggtgtttaaggtcacccatgccatcatagcccataaggaacccgctctaacatcctctggctcggttcctgcatggttaaaccggttcaaccgcgaaatcagaccgggtttaagaagcgggatattacagtatcggtgtgtatcgtatcggtcggctaaatttaagatacgtatcggaaggtatcgtatcggtatcggagatactttaaaccatgcttgtGACTAGAATGATAAGGGGATTCTAGCCCTTGGATATATTGACGatggtttggactttggataAGTCATTCATCACATTTGGGTATAAATTCAACCATATGTTCATCATGTATTAGTATGCATTCTTATGAATATTCATACACAGTTATAATACTATAATCAGGTAAATGCTTTTGTGCATCATCTCATAGTCTTGGATTTTTAAAGCTCAATTTTATCACTTGGCAAACTCAGTGTGcataaaacttgacatgtaagtAAAGGATGTGGGCTACTTTTCCACCAATTTAGGCCACAATGACATCCCCATGTGGCAGATTTTTGACGCACCGAATAAGCTCATCActagggaaaaaaagagaaggaataaaCGTATCAGGTGTtatactttggttattaataATGGGTGATGCACAATTTTCCTCTTCGTGCAACATGTGATGTGACCATGGTTTGTAGTATTGATATTGTATTTGGTGTTGGATGGTCATATATATCATTATCAACTAAGACCGATCTGCTACTTGATCGGTCTTGAATTAGGTATCAAAATCGAAACAAGggtaaaatcattaaaaaaaaattaaaaataaaaagtgctcATGCCGCAATTTTGGGTGATGGGGGAGGGGATGGGGTCTATTATAGGAAACCTGTCCATAGAGAGAATAATTACGACATTTTAAGAGGGGGGGCTACAATAGTTTGGGTGGAGAGGAGGGTGCGCTCATGCAATTTTGTTTTTGGTCCGACATTATGaaaatcttttttcctttcttatatTATCTAAGATGACACAATTTTGTctatatacatataaatatcaTATATTTAAAAATGGAGTATGCATAGCTAATATAGTTTAAGTTATTGCATGGCCAGGACAACTTAGTCATAAAACTTCAGGGGTTGGGGCCAGTCCTATAATGTCCTGCTAATTTGAGGGCTCAGTTGATCAAGCTCCGGTTTTTCCCAACTCAAGTTGCATATCTTGGGGTGATACTTTTTTTAGGGGGAATTGCCTAGATGTACCAaatacaaaaattttaaaaattacaaaatatgtaaggagagagagagattgtttgGGGTTTCTTAATTATTTCTATTCTAAGTTGTCtaggtttttttcctttttattaaatgattaattGATGGAGGGGAGCATGTAAGGTGGGTGGATTTATGGTGAAGGGAGGGGAGCATGTAAGGCGGGAGATTTATAGTGAAGGGAGGGGTGTGGGGGAGAGCAGGAAGGGACAGGGACAGCCAGACAAGGTGGGTGGGAGTGCGAGTTGTAGGAGAGGAGGGATAGTTggaggaagacgaagaagagaggaggagaaagaaggaatTTAGGAGTATATTAAGTGGTTAATTTAGaggccgtttgattttgtttcaacCGTTTATGTGTctaaaaacagcagaaacgatTTCTCCCGTTTCTGTtccaagaaacaatttttttacctcaaaaaagtgtttgatttttctgtttcaagaaacggtttcTTATGCATGCATcattaattacagttatgccattAGAATTTTGACAAAAGAGAATATGTCatacatgattaaaatgaaaaaacccaatGTGATAGAGATTCAATAgggaatatttttttaaatgtcacATAAGTAAATAGAACATAGAGTTTTCTATTACGTAACATATACTCTAACAACTAACATAAAATTATTAATGGTAGCAACTAAcataaagtcattaaaatcaaaacatcaaGGCCCATCAATTGGAATCATAGGCATTCCCTTCGATATAGCCATTTGATTTGCTATATTTATCCTCAACATTGACATCTGTCTTGCTCCTCTCTGACTTGTGCTTGTAGTTGGAGCAATGAAGTCTTGATGATTAGGAGGATTTAGTTGATCAATTACATTTTGTTCACAGCCATATTCATCAAAAAGATCATCTTTAATAGCTTGTTCTTTGATGTAGTTGTGAAGTCCACAACATGCAACTACGATGCTGGCTTGGTCCTCGATACGGTAACCcttcattttttgtaaaatttgaaatctatttttcaatacaCCAAAGGTTCTTTCAATAACATTCCGCAAAGAGGAATGTCTGTGGTTGAACAACTCCTTCGGCGTTCTTGCACCCCTTCTCTCCCCACTAAAATCTGGTAGGTGATACCTTTCTCCTCGAAAGGGTGTCAAATACCCAAGTTGACTTGCGTAACCTGAGTCCACAGCATAATACTTGCCTTCAAGTATTATGGATAACGTTTATACAAGTGAGTATATTAGTCTAAAAAGACACTTAACGTACAAgtgatttgtttgttgtgaattacctggaggaggatgaggaaaacCTAAGGTAGCATTTGATCTCGCCTCTTCAAAAACCCGAGCATCATGTGCACTACCTTCCCAACCCGCGTACACAAATGTAAAACGCATGTCGAACGAACAGGCACACATAACATTTTGTGTGATCAATGCTTTCCGATTTCTGTATCGGGTTTGCTCTGATCTGGGTACTATGGCGCTAATATGAGTACCATCAAtagcaccaatgcaatcctaaaTGAAACACAATATGGATATCTGTTAGAATTCATTCATTAACTATTAACTGATAATATTTGCACTTAGCATAAATCATAAAAGGTTACCTGGAAGAAAGGGCTAAACTTTGGGTTATGTTGAATCTCTGAGGGGACCACATCAAAATTAGGTGGTCTGATTGTTTCATTCGCTAGTTGAACCATAGCGTGCAACACTTTTTGAAATACAGCACTAATTGTCTGTCCAGATCGTTGAAATTTCTTTGCAACTTGTCTGGTACTGCTTCCATGCGCTactattacaataaaaattgcaAGTTGTTCATCTACCCGTATATGACAACTATCATCTAACCATCCTCTATGT contains the following coding sequences:
- the LOC122067359 gene encoding putative nuclease HARBI1 isoform X1 produces the protein MNPTNFEDDSSSDDDIILYTFQTFLDYLRIREPCMDSNYTGTVMVAETLNRHSNLCYIEFRVERHVFLNLHDMMIHRGWLDDSCHIRVDEQLAIFIVIVAHGSSTRQVAKKFQRSGQTISAVFQKVLHAMVQLANETIRPPNFDVVPSEIQHNPKFSPFFQDCIGAIDGTHISAIVPRSEQTRYRNRKALITQNVMCACSFDMRFTFVYAGWEGSAHDARVFEEARSNATLGFPHPPPGKYYAVDSGYASQLGYLTPFRGERYHLPDFSGERRGARTPKELFNHRHSSLRNVIERTFGVLKNRFQILQKMKGYRIEDQASIVVACCGLHNYIKEQAIKDDLFDEYGCEQNVIDQLNPPNHQDFIAPTTSTSQRGARQMSMLRINIANQMAISKGMPMIPIDGP
- the LOC122067359 gene encoding putative nuclease HARBI1 isoform X3 — its product is MVQLANETIRPPNFDVVPSEIQHNPKFSPFFQDCIGAIDGTHISAIVPRSEQTRYRNRKALITQNVMCACSFDMRFTFVYAGWEGSAHDARVFEEARSNATLGFPHPPPGKYYAVDSGYASQLGYLTPFRGERYHLPDFSGERRGARTPKELFNHRHSSLRNVIERTFGVLKNRFQILQKMKGYRIEDQASIVVACCGLHNYIKEQAIKDDLFDEYGCEQNVIDQLNPPNHQDFIAPTTSTSQRGARQMSMLRINIANQMAISKGMPMIPIDGP
- the LOC122067359 gene encoding putative nuclease HARBI1 isoform X2; the protein is MNPTNFEDDSSSDDDIILYTFQTFLDYLRIREPCMDSNYTGTVMVAETLNRHSNLCYIEFRVERHVFLNLHDMMIHRGWLDDSCHIRVDEQLAIFIVIVAHGSSTRQVAKKFQRSGQTISAVFQKVLHAMVQLANETIRPPNFDVVPSEIQHNPKFSPFFQDCIGAIDGTHISAIVPRSEQTRYRNRKALITQNVMCACSFDMRFTFVYAGWEGSAHDARVFEEARSNATLGFPHPPPGKYYAVDSGYASQLGYLTPFRGERYHLPDFSGERRGARTPKELFNHRHSSLRNVIERTFGVLKNRFQILQKMKGYRIEDQASIVVACCGLHNYIKEQAIKDDLFDEYGCEQNVIDQLNPPNHQDFIAPTTSTSQRGARQMSMLRINIANQMAISKGMPMIPIDGP